The following are from one region of the Muntiacus reevesi chromosome 3, mMunRee1.1, whole genome shotgun sequence genome:
- the RNF186 gene encoding E3 ubiquitin-protein ligase RNF186: MACPEIPQQPQPVCQEATRSDPAGRAGGPGSPPEGDLECLVCREPYSGARPPKLLGCQHAFCAVCLKLLLCVQDDAWSVPCPLCRQVTAVPGGLVCTLRDQESVLARLARPGLEVPLRPQGLASPATLTAGQPSAAGEEEQDAVSANRAAARRLAAHLLLLVLLIVLILPFIYPGVIRWVLSFLVVLALLLALLFCSHPGHRGGCGPSPRTLFCREQKPSEIASIACASSARAESGVPSASAARLPPQ; this comes from the coding sequence ATGGCCTGCCCCGAGATACCGCAGCAGCCCCAGCCAGTCTGCCAAGAAGCCACCCGCTCCGACCCCGCGGGCCGCGCTGGAGGTCCTGGGAGCCCCCCGGAGGGCGACCTGGAGTGCCTGGTGTGCCGGGAGCCCTACAGCGGGGCCCGGCCGCCCAAGCTGCTGGGCTGCCAGCACGCCTTCTGCGCCGTCTGCCTGAAGCTGCTGCTCTGCGTGCAGGACGACGCCTGGTCTGTCCCCTGCCCGCTGTGCCGTCAAGTCACGGCCGTCCCCGGGGGCCTCGTCTGCACCCTGCGCGACCAGGAGAGCGTGCTGGCGCGGCTGGCCCGGCCGGGCCTGGAGGTGCCGCTCCGTCCGCAGGGCCTGGCGAGCCCTGCCACCCTGACGGCAGGGCAGCCCAGCGCGGCCGGAGAGGAGGAGCAGGACGCGGTGAGCGCCAACCGCGCGGCGGCTCGGCGCCTGGCCGCGCACCTGCTCCTCCTGGTCCTGCTCATCGTCCTCATCCTGCCCTTCATCTACCCCGGCGTCATCCGGTGGGTGCTCAGCTTCCTCGTCGTCCTGGCGCTGCTGCTGGCTCTGCTTTTCTGCTCTCACCCCGGCCACCGCGGCGGCTGCGGGCCCTCCCCCAGGACTCTCTTCTGCAGGGAGCAGAAACCCAGCGAGATCGCCTCCATCGCCTGTGCGAGCTCCGCCCGGGCGGAGTCGGGGGTCCCTTCCGCCTCTGCGGCCCGCTTACCACCACAGTGA